From the genome of Homalodisca vitripennis isolate AUS2020 chromosome 8, UT_GWSS_2.1, whole genome shotgun sequence, one region includes:
- the LOC124368348 gene encoding uncharacterized protein LOC124368348, translating to MKPSVWRASATFIILVYLYVLAVQEILGEEVVVTSSHLAGPAYHTGPALQHTGPASHQTAPISHQDDYVRNHHKLDENGNSQTHQYVKGVAFEATVEDPDVPATRAVGGPSYRPYNVDYTPGTATGTALDDGYGLEFKYHNYDQLTRYLRTTSSRYPNLTALYSIGKSVQEMKPIGSLVQRARGVIEPLYLYKVGRRANGPRPLYRLSLFQ from the exons ATGAAGCCTTCAGTGTGGCGGGCGTCCGCCACATTCATCATACTGGTGTACCTGTATGTGCTGGCGGTCCAGGAGATACTGGGCGAGGAGGTGGTTGTCACCAGTAGTCATCTGGCAGGTCCAGCATACCACACGGGGCCAGCATTGCAGCATACGGGCCCAGCATCACATCAGACTGCGCCTATCAGCCACCAGGATGACTATGTCCGAAACCACCACAAGTTGGATGAAAATGGCAACAGTCAAACCCACCAGTACGTCAAAGGAGTTGCTTTTGAAGCCACC GTGGAAGACCCAGATGTGCCAGCCACAAGAGCCGTGGGGGGACCCAGCTACAGACCCTATAACGTGGACTATACTCCCGGAACAGCTACAGGCACTGCCCTCGACGATGGGTACGGGCTGGAATTCAAGTACCACAACTACGATCAGCTGACGCGCTACTTGCGGACCACATCGTCTCGTTATCCTAATCTCACCGCTCTCTACTCCATCGGCAAGTCAGTACAAG aaatgaaaccAATAGGGTCGTTGGTCCAACGAGCCCGTGGAGTAATAGAACCTCTATATCTTTATAAAGTGGGTCGTCGGGCCAACGGCCCTCGCCCTCTGTACAGATTAAGTTTATTTCAGTAG